In a genomic window of Candidatus Omnitrophota bacterium:
- the hisI gene encoding phosphoribosyl-AMP cyclohydrolase, with protein MRKINFRLGSLKFNKDGLIPAIIQDYKNSQVLMLAYMNKESLRRTLKLGKTCFWSRSRKEYWVKGLTSGHFQFVKAIAYDCDLDALLIKVRQVGKACHTGNRSCFYKRIR; from the coding sequence ATGAGAAAGATAAATTTTAGATTGGGAAGTTTAAAGTTCAATAAGGATGGATTGATCCCGGCGATTATCCAGGATTACAAAAATAGCCAGGTATTGATGCTTGCTTATATGAACAAAGAATCGCTGCGGCGTACTTTAAAATTGGGTAAAACCTGTTTTTGGTCGCGTTCGCGCAAAGAATATTGGGTAAAAGGGTTAACCAGCGGGCACTTTCAGTTTGTTAAAGCAATTGCCTATGATTGCGATCTGGATGCGCTCTTAATCAAAGTGCGCCAGGTAGGTAAAGCCTGCCATACCGGTAATAGGAGTTGTTTTTATAAAAGGATAAGATAG
- a CDS encoding imidazoleglycerol-phosphate dehydratase, with protein sequence MKKRVAVIKRKTKETQISVKLLIGGQGKSKIDTGIGILDHMLELFSFHGLFDLEILAKGDLKVDIHHTNEDIGIVLGDAFKKALGDKKGIKRFGSIAVPMEDVVANVVVDISGRGFFSGIKSVVNKVSKFENNEGYSFEYANHFFEAFAKRLGMNLDITISSLNPDLHTNLEPIFKGLGIALDQATQIDPRRKGIPSTKGVID encoded by the coding sequence ATGAAGAAAAGAGTTGCCGTAATCAAAAGAAAAACTAAAGAGACGCAGATTAGCGTAAAGCTATTGATCGGAGGCCAGGGCAAAAGCAAAATTGATACCGGTATAGGTATCTTGGATCATATGCTTGAATTATTTAGTTTTCATGGCCTATTTGATTTGGAAATTTTGGCCAAGGGCGATCTTAAGGTGGATATTCATCACACTAATGAAGATATCGGGATTGTTTTAGGGGATGCTTTTAAAAAGGCCCTGGGAGATAAAAAAGGAATTAAGAGATTCGGTTCCATTGCTGTACCGATGGAAGATGTAGTGGCTAACGTGGTAGTAGATATCAGCGGCAGAGGATTTTTTAGCGGGATAAAAAGCGTAGTGAATAAGGTTTCGAAATTTGAGAATAATGAAGGTTATTCTTTTGAATACGCCAATCATTTTTTTGAGGCATTTGCCAAGAGATTGGGGATGAATTTGGATATTACCATTTCAAGTTTGAATCCTGACTTACACACCAACTTAGAGCCTATTTTTAAGGGATTGGGTATTGCTTTGGATCAAGCCACTCAAATTGACCCGCGCAGAAAAGGCATTCCTTCGACTAAAGGCGTTATTGACTAA
- the rpsP gene encoding 30S ribosomal protein S16: MAVHIRLRRIGKNPGGKPHFRVTVFDERRGRDSRIIEELGYYKPASGSAVLKKERIAAWIKNGAQLSTTVKSLLKKSNRGA, translated from the coding sequence ATGGCAGTGCATATTCGACTAAGAAGAATCGGTAAAAATCCCGGCGGAAAGCCGCATTTCCGCGTCACTGTTTTCGATGAGCGCCGGGGCCGGGATAGCCGGATAATCGAAGAACTGGGCTATTACAAACCGGCCAGCGGCTCGGCAGTGCTTAAGAAAGAGCGCATTGCGGCTTGGATAAAAAATGGTGCCCAGCTTTCGACAACCGTAAAGAGTTTATTGAAGAAGTCTAACAGAGGAGCTTAA
- the hisF gene encoding imidazole glycerol phosphate synthase subunit HisF — translation MLSKRIIPCLDIKDGRVVKGVKFLGLRDAGDPVEAARAYDQQGADELVFLDITASFENRKTLVALVQKIAQNIFMPFTVGGGIGEIEDIRNILNAGAEKVSVNTQAVKFPQLISDAAKRFGSQCIVVAIDAKKQDDHWEVFVNGGRTPTGINALTWAEKAARLGAGEILLTSMDFDGTKNGYDLELTKAVAEKVHIPVIASGGAGSLEDFYNVFVKAGADAALAASLFHYQEFSVKQVKNYLKERGVAVRL, via the coding sequence ATGTTAAGTAAACGTATTATCCCCTGTTTGGATATTAAGGATGGCCGTGTGGTCAAGGGAGTAAAGTTTTTGGGCTTACGCGATGCCGGGGATCCGGTTGAGGCGGCCCGGGCCTACGATCAGCAGGGAGCGGATGAACTGGTATTCTTGGATATTACTGCTAGTTTTGAAAACAGAAAAACTTTGGTGGCTTTGGTCCAAAAGATTGCTCAAAACATCTTTATGCCTTTTACAGTCGGCGGAGGCATCGGCGAGATCGAGGATATCCGCAATATTTTAAATGCCGGAGCTGAGAAAGTTTCAGTTAATACGCAGGCGGTAAAATTTCCGCAGTTAATCAGCGATGCGGCAAAAAGATTCGGCAGCCAGTGTATCGTCGTGGCCATTGACGCCAAAAAGCAGGATGATCACTGGGAAGTTTTTGTTAACGGCGGCAGGACTCCTACGGGGATTAACGCGCTGACCTGGGCGGAAAAAGCAGCCAGGCTGGGGGCAGGGGAGATCCTTTTGACCAGTATGGATTTTGATGGGACCAAGAATGGCTATGATTTAGAGTTGACCAAGGCAGTTGCCGAAAAAGTGCATATCCCGGTAATTGCCTCAGGAGGGGCAGGTTCGTTAGAGGATTTTTATAATGTCTTTGTCAAGGCCGGCGCGGATGCCGCGTTAGCCGCTTCACTTTTTCACTATCAGGAATTTTCCGTAAAACAGGTAAAGAATTATTTAAAAGAAAGAGGGGTAGCTGTAAGATTATGA
- the secD gene encoding protein translocase subunit SecD, which yields MMERKLTYKILLILGVIGLCAFYTFPLSKHINLGLDLQGGMHLLLKIDTSHLEGKAKLDACDRAVEVIRNRIDEFGVRETSIQKQGEDEIVVQLPGVTDRTRAIDLIGKTAMLEFKVVSSDADKLKEAIAGTVPEGYELKYSQEENEPLLLEKKAVLVGDSLTDASMRFDQSQFSEPIVALKFNPAGAKKFAEVTAANVGKRLAIVLDGKVQSAPRIKEAIPSGEAVITGRFDVQTAQDLALVLRVGALPAPMHIEEERTIGPLLGQDSINKGVKACVIGIGLVFIFMAAYYLLAGIIANIALFLNLLIILGSLGMLPLIFPGISATLTLPGIAGIALSLGMAVDANVLINERIREELAAGRSLRLAITNGYERAFSAIFDSNLTTLIAAFLLFQFGTGPIRGFAVTLTIGLIASMFTAIVVTRVIFELLLNSGILKSLPMLRLIKDTKIDFISKRKIFYTLSIVITVAGLVSFLMKGNKAYGIDFSGGQLQEYMFKTPPSVDKVRKVLDGINLNNASMQQFKDNPNVLLIRTSEDKNEILTKGLKQSFPQDDIQVLRIERVGPIAGKHLRDKAVLALFWALAGILIYVAFRFKHFNFAIAGIIALIHDVLVALGALSLTGRQIDLLSVTAFLTIAGYSINDTIVVYDRVRENAKLYRKLNLYELINLSVNQCLGRTVLTTGVTLLCVLAIFLYGGEILGNFSFALLIGFFCGAYSTVYIASPLVLAWSRKSSK from the coding sequence ATGATGGAAAGAAAACTGACCTATAAAATATTGCTTATCTTAGGTGTGATTGGATTGTGCGCGTTTTATACTTTTCCTCTAAGTAAGCATATTAACCTGGGCCTTGATTTGCAGGGCGGGATGCATCTGTTGCTTAAAATTGATACCAGCCACCTTGAAGGAAAGGCAAAATTAGATGCCTGTGACCGGGCAGTCGAGGTTATCCGCAACCGCATCGATGAGTTCGGGGTCAGGGAAACTTCCATTCAAAAGCAGGGCGAGGATGAGATTGTGGTGCAGCTTCCCGGGGTTACTGACCGGACGCGCGCCATTGATTTAATCGGTAAAACCGCAATGCTTGAATTTAAAGTTGTCTCCAGTGATGCGGATAAACTCAAAGAGGCAATTGCCGGGACGGTCCCGGAGGGGTATGAATTAAAGTATTCCCAGGAAGAGAATGAGCCGTTACTGCTTGAGAAGAAAGCTGTTTTAGTGGGGGATTCTTTAACCGATGCTTCGATGCGTTTTGATCAGAGCCAATTCAGTGAGCCGATCGTTGCTTTAAAGTTTAATCCTGCAGGCGCCAAGAAATTTGCCGAAGTAACCGCGGCTAATGTCGGAAAGCGGCTGGCAATTGTCCTGGATGGAAAAGTGCAGTCAGCACCCAGGATTAAGGAGGCGATTCCTTCGGGGGAGGCGGTAATTACCGGCAGGTTTGATGTTCAAACTGCTCAGGATCTGGCCTTAGTCCTGAGAGTAGGCGCATTACCTGCGCCAATGCATATTGAAGAGGAAAGGACAATTGGCCCGTTATTAGGGCAGGATTCGATAAACAAGGGAGTTAAGGCCTGCGTTATCGGTATCGGCTTAGTTTTTATTTTTATGGCCGCCTATTACCTTTTAGCCGGGATCATTGCTAATATCGCGCTTTTTCTTAACTTACTGATAATCTTAGGGTCATTGGGTATGCTTCCCTTAATATTTCCCGGCATATCCGCTACTTTGACACTGCCGGGTATCGCCGGTATTGCTCTTTCTCTAGGTATGGCAGTGGATGCCAACGTCCTTATTAATGAACGTATAAGGGAAGAACTGGCCGCGGGCAGAAGTTTACGCTTGGCAATAACTAATGGATATGAGCGGGCTTTTAGCGCCATATTCGATTCAAATCTTACGACCTTGATTGCCGCGTTCCTTTTGTTTCAATTTGGCACCGGCCCCATAAGAGGCTTTGCGGTTACCTTAACTATCGGTTTAATTGCCAGCATGTTTACCGCCATTGTCGTCACCAGGGTGATTTTTGAACTCCTTTTAAATTCGGGGATCCTGAAATCATTGCCGATGTTAAGGTTGATTAAGGATACAAAAATAGATTTTATCAGCAAAAGAAAGATTTTTTATACGCTTTCTATCGTAATTACGGTAGCAGGGTTAGTTTCTTTTTTAATGAAAGGCAATAAGGCTTACGGCATAGATTTCTCCGGAGGGCAGCTTCAAGAATACATGTTCAAAACACCGCCTTCTGTAGATAAGGTGAGGAAGGTTTTAGATGGGATTAATCTTAATAACGCTTCCATGCAGCAATTTAAAGATAACCCGAATGTTTTACTGATCAGGACATCGGAAGATAAGAATGAGATATTGACTAAGGGGCTAAAACAAAGTTTTCCCCAGGATGATATTCAGGTTTTAAGGATTGAGCGCGTTGGCCCTATAGCCGGCAAGCACTTAAGGGATAAGGCGGTGCTGGCGCTTTTCTGGGCATTGGCCGGAATTCTTATCTATGTTGCTTTCAGGTTCAAGCATTTTAACTTTGCGATTGCCGGTATCATTGCTCTTATTCATGACGTCTTAGTTGCCTTAGGCGCGCTTTCCTTAACCGGCAGGCAGATAGATCTTTTAAGTGTGACTGCTTTTTTAACTATTGCCGGCTATTCAATAAACGATACGATTGTTGTCTATGACCGGGTGCGGGAAAACGCCAAGCTTTACCGCAAATTAAATCTTTACGAATTGATTAATTTGAGTGTAAATCAATGCTTAGGCAGGACAGTGTTGACTACCGGGGTTACCTTATTGTGCGTTTTGGCAATCTTTTTATACGGGGGAGAGATTCTCGGTAATTTTTCTTTTGCCCTGTTAATCGGTTTCTTCTGCGGAGCCTATTCCACGGTTTATATCGCTTCACCATTGGTACTTGCTTGGAGCCGCAAAAGCTCTAAATAA
- the hisH gene encoding imidazole glycerol phosphate synthase subunit HisH has protein sequence MKIAIIDYGMGNIHSVAKAVALFGARPVITNKKNDISSCDKMVLPGVGAFDDAIFELEKQDLIRVIKEQVNQKKAFLGICLGLQLLFESSQEAKVNKGLGIFGGQVVKFHSESGLKVPHMGWNDLKVTAGNCPLLNGITDNSQVYFCHSYYPDPADKSVIAATTHYGLEFASVLWKDNVYGAQFHPEKSQATGLKIIKNFVERC, from the coding sequence ATGAAGATCGCGATTATCGACTATGGCATGGGTAATATTCATAGCGTGGCCAAGGCCGTGGCGCTTTTTGGCGCAAGGCCGGTAATCACGAATAAAAAAAACGATATAAGCTCTTGCGATAAAATGGTGCTGCCCGGGGTAGGGGCTTTTGATGACGCGATCTTTGAATTAGAGAAGCAGGATTTAATCCGAGTCATTAAGGAGCAGGTTAATCAAAAAAAAGCGTTTCTGGGAATTTGTTTAGGGTTGCAGCTTTTGTTTGAGAGCAGCCAGGAGGCAAAAGTTAATAAGGGCCTGGGTATTTTTGGCGGTCAGGTAGTTAAATTTCATTCTGAATCTGGTTTGAAAGTTCCGCACATGGGATGGAATGATCTTAAAGTTACGGCTGGTAATTGTCCTCTGTTGAATGGGATAACCGATAATTCTCAGGTTTATTTTTGCCACTCCTATTATCCTGATCCTGCTGATAAATCGGTGATTGCAGCGACTACCCATTATGGATTGGAATTTGCCAGTGTTTTGTGGAAGGATAATGTTTACGGCGCGCAGTTTCATCCGGAAAAAAGCCAGGCAACCGGTTTAAAGATAATCAAAAATTTTGTGGAGCGATGTTAA
- the trpE gene encoding anthranilate synthase component I, producing the protein MIKPAFKEFLKLSNKGNVVPVYQEINADLDTPVSAFLKIKQGDYSFLLESVEGQEKIARYSFLGTNPSLIFKSKGRRIEIIDTAGNKKKSFITDSSPLAEIKKIMQDFRSVEVAGLPRFYGGLVGYIGYDMVRFFENIPDKNKDDLHIPDALLILTDTLLIFDRLNHTIKIVTNVILPKTSGPLKKKKLYEKAIKKIESIYNDFNRSVVQRGGPAKPGKLHISSNLKQSEFVRMVKRAKEYIKKGDIIQVVLSQRFKVKTQKDDFAIYRSLRSLNPSPYMYYLKLKDFSIVGSSPEMLVRCENGLVQNRPIAGTRRRGKNPQEDLRLEKELLSDEKERAEHLMLVDLGRNDLGRISKPGKVKVDEFMRVEKFSHVMHLVSQVSAILDKKRFDIYDVLRSAFPAGTVSGSPKIRAMEIIDELENLKRSLYAGSIGYFSFSHNLDTCIAIRTLLLKDGTAYVQAGAGIVADSVPQKEYQESVNKAKALMEAISK; encoded by the coding sequence TTGATCAAGCCGGCTTTTAAAGAATTTCTAAAATTAAGCAATAAGGGCAACGTTGTCCCGGTTTACCAGGAGATCAATGCCGACCTGGATACTCCGGTCTCTGCTTTTTTGAAAATTAAGCAAGGCGATTACTCTTTTCTTTTGGAGTCCGTGGAGGGCCAGGAAAAAATTGCCCGTTATTCTTTCTTAGGCACTAATCCCAGCCTGATTTTTAAAAGCAAGGGAAGGCGGATAGAAATTATCGATACGGCCGGGAATAAGAAAAAGAGTTTTATTACCGATAGCTCCCCTTTGGCTGAAATTAAGAAGATAATGCAGGATTTTAGGAGCGTAGAGGTGGCGGGCCTGCCGCGTTTTTATGGCGGCCTGGTGGGTTATATCGGTTATGATATGGTAAGGTTCTTTGAGAATATTCCCGATAAAAATAAGGATGATTTGCATATTCCCGACGCGCTTTTAATCCTCACGGATACGCTTTTGATCTTTGACCGGCTTAATCATACCATAAAAATAGTAACTAATGTTATCCTGCCCAAAACTTCCGGGCCGCTTAAGAAAAAAAAGCTTTATGAAAAAGCAATTAAAAAGATCGAATCAATATATAATGACTTCAACCGTTCTGTTGTCCAGAGAGGCGGCCCGGCTAAACCCGGAAAATTACATATTAGCAGTAATCTTAAGCAATCCGAATTTGTCAGGATGGTCAAGCGGGCCAAAGAGTATATAAAGAAGGGCGATATTATTCAGGTAGTCCTGTCGCAGCGGTTTAAGGTTAAGACGCAAAAGGATGATTTTGCCATTTACCGGTCGTTGCGCAGCCTCAATCCTTCACCATATATGTATTATCTTAAGTTAAAGGATTTTTCGATTGTTGGCTCAAGCCCGGAGATGCTGGTGCGTTGTGAAAATGGTTTGGTGCAGAACCGCCCGATTGCCGGTACCCGCAGGCGCGGCAAGAACCCGCAGGAGGATCTACGCCTTGAAAAAGAGCTCTTGAGCGATGAGAAAGAAAGGGCTGAGCACCTGATGCTGGTGGATTTAGGCAGGAATGATTTAGGGCGGATAAGTAAGCCGGGCAAGGTTAAAGTTGATGAGTTTATGCGCGTAGAAAAATTTTCGCACGTAATGCACCTGGTCAGCCAGGTAAGCGCGATACTTGACAAAAAAAGGTTTGATATCTATGATGTGTTAAGATCCGCGTTTCCCGCGGGCACGGTTTCCGGCAGCCCCAAGATCCGGGCGATGGAGATTATCGATGAGCTGGAAAATTTAAAACGTTCCTTATATGCCGGCTCAATCGGTTATTTTAGTTTCTCGCATAATCTGGATACTTGCATTGCCATTCGCACGCTGCTGCTCAAAGATGGCACGGCTTATGTGCAGGCCGGGGCAGGGATTGTCGCTGACTCTGTTCCGCAAAAAGAATATCAGGAATCAGTGAATAAAGCTAAAGCCTTGATGGAGGCAATTAGCAAATGA
- a CDS encoding peptidoglycan-binding domain-containing protein: protein MAKRVLLLGLAVVFVFSLSGCATMRKNDALEIQGLRDKVSALEAQLKEKDDELNSLKETSVKGSGDVNVVEGRVGEAKQQADPKQIQTALKNAGYYQGTVDGKMGKKTRKAVREFQKANNLPVNGKVGKNTWIVLKDYLEKKVK, encoded by the coding sequence ATGGCAAAAAGAGTATTGTTGTTGGGGTTAGCGGTGGTTTTTGTTTTTTCTTTAAGCGGGTGCGCTACAATGCGTAAAAACGATGCTTTAGAAATCCAGGGGTTAAGGGACAAAGTTTCGGCGCTTGAGGCGCAGTTAAAGGAAAAAGATGACGAACTTAACAGTTTGAAAGAAACTTCGGTAAAGGGCAGCGGAGATGTTAATGTGGTTGAGGGTAGGGTTGGCGAAGCTAAGCAGCAGGCAGATCCGAAACAGATTCAAACAGCTTTAAAAAATGCCGGATATTATCAGGGTACTGTTGACGGTAAGATGGGTAAGAAAACGCGCAAAGCAGTAAGGGAGTTTCAGAAAGCAAACAATCTTCCTGTTAACGGTAAGGTCGGCAAGAATACCTGGATAGTTTTAAAAGATTATCTTGAAAAGAAGGTTAAATAA
- the hisD gene encoding histidinol dehydrogenase, producing the protein MKIIRFTSKKLEKIYNRGQLRQRRVEEKVSKIIDDVRFFGDEALIKYTRKFDKVKLSLRQLKVSQIEISGAYANISPNFVSSLKVIMENINHFYRKQLRKSWRIKGAEGVVLGENYSPLERIGVYIPAGTAPLVSTVYMSVLPAKLAQVKKIVMISPPDKNGYINPHILVIADLLKVDEIYRVGGAQGIAALAYGTKTIPRVDKIVGPGNIYVSEAKRQVFGAVDIDMIAGPTELVIIANRFSDPKYIIADLRAQAEHAKGLAILITNSKSLANEVKSRLDGDNGYIILTKNLKQAAEIANKIAPEHLEILVQNPKGLLKDIKNAGAIFLGPYSPVAVGDYVAGPSHVLPTSGTARFFSGLNVSDFIKSSHIISYSKKALEKIREPLEKIAGIEGLQNHVDSVKSRFL; encoded by the coding sequence ATGAAAATAATCCGTTTTACCAGTAAAAAATTAGAGAAGATTTATAACCGCGGCCAGTTACGCCAGAGGCGCGTTGAGGAAAAGGTCAGCAAGATTATCGACGATGTGCGTTTTTTCGGTGATGAGGCCTTGATTAAATATACCCGTAAATTCGATAAGGTCAAACTTAGCCTGCGCCAGTTAAAAGTTTCCCAGATCGAAATCAGCGGAGCTTACGCCAATATCAGCCCGAATTTTGTTTCTTCCCTTAAAGTAATCATGGAAAATATAAACCATTTTTACCGCAAGCAGCTGCGTAAGTCCTGGAGGATTAAGGGCGCCGAAGGAGTTGTTTTGGGTGAAAATTATTCGCCTTTAGAGAGGATCGGTGTTTATATACCCGCCGGGACCGCTCCTCTGGTCTCTACCGTTTATATGAGCGTATTACCGGCAAAGTTGGCGCAAGTTAAAAAAATCGTAATGATCAGTCCGCCGGATAAGAACGGGTATATTAATCCGCACATTTTGGTAATCGCCGACCTGCTTAAGGTTGATGAAATTTACCGGGTCGGAGGGGCGCAAGGGATCGCGGCTTTAGCTTACGGGACTAAAACTATTCCCCGAGTGGACAAGATTGTCGGGCCGGGGAATATTTATGTCAGCGAAGCCAAGCGACAGGTATTTGGCGCGGTGGACATCGATATGATTGCCGGGCCCACGGAGCTGGTAATTATTGCCAATCGTTTTAGCGACCCGAAATATATTATCGCCGATCTTCGCGCTCAAGCTGAACATGCTAAAGGTTTGGCGATATTAATTACCAATTCTAAGAGTTTAGCCAATGAAGTAAAATCCCGGTTAGACGGGGATAACGGCTATATCATTTTGACCAAAAATTTAAAACAAGCTGCTGAGATTGCTAATAAGATCGCCCCGGAACATTTAGAGATTCTTGTGCAGAATCCTAAGGGATTGCTTAAAGACATAAAAAATGCCGGAGCGATATTTTTAGGCCCTTATAGCCCTGTGGCGGTAGGGGATTATGTTGCCGGGCCAAGCCATGTTTTGCCAACTTCCGGAACAGCCAGGTTTTTCTCCGGTTTAAATGTTTCCGATTTTATTAAGAGCAGCCACATAATTAGTTATTCCAAAAAGGCGCTGGAAAAAATACGCGAGCCGTTAGAGAAGATTGCTGGTATTGAAGGCCTGCAGAATCACGTCGATTCCGTCAAGAGCAGGTTTTTATAA
- the yajC gene encoding preprotein translocase subunit YajC, whose product MPQQSAVNPIVQLLPLALIFVIFYFLLIRPQKQKEKEHQKMLAGINKNDEVVTSGGIHGVVVNVKEKTLTLRIDENVKMEIEKNSVAYIKKP is encoded by the coding sequence ATGCCACAGCAAAGCGCAGTTAATCCGATAGTCCAGCTTTTACCATTAGCTTTAATCTTCGTTATTTTTTATTTTCTGTTGATCCGGCCGCAGAAACAAAAGGAAAAAGAGCACCAGAAAATGCTTGCGGGAATTAATAAAAATGATGAGGTTGTAACTTCAGGCGGGATACACGGGGTGGTAGTCAATGTAAAGGAGAAGACTTTAACCTTACGCATTGATGAAAACGTGAAGATGGAGATTGAAAAAAACAGCGTTGCTTATATTAAAAAGCCTTAA
- the hisA gene encoding 1-(5-phosphoribosyl)-5-[(5-phosphoribosylamino)methylideneamino]imidazole-4-carboxamide isomerase, producing the protein MLIIPAIDLRGGKVVRLFQGKFNREKVYSSDPVKVAKHWARQGAKFLHIVDLDGASSGAPKNLGVLKEIVIQVGIPVEFGGGVRSIETISRLFTLGVQRVILGTKAAGDEEFLKKAWKKFGEKIIVSIDAKNGEVLTQGWNRKVAKTTLDFTKDLKKIGFKQIIYTDISKDGTLAGPNILGIKELLKLTGLKVIASGGVSDLKDLVRLKQLKKQGLVGVIIGKALYEGKFTLVEALKLKGKTPRA; encoded by the coding sequence ATGTTAATTATACCGGCAATTGATTTAAGGGGTGGCAAGGTCGTGCGGCTTTTTCAGGGAAAGTTTAACCGGGAAAAGGTTTATTCCAGCGACCCGGTCAAGGTAGCCAAACATTGGGCCAGGCAGGGGGCAAAATTTTTACACATTGTGGATCTGGACGGGGCTTCCAGCGGGGCGCCTAAAAATTTAGGAGTTTTAAAGGAGATCGTAATCCAGGTTGGCATACCGGTTGAATTTGGCGGCGGAGTAAGAAGCATAGAAACAATATCCAGGCTGTTTACTTTGGGGGTACAGAGAGTCATTTTAGGCACCAAAGCCGCCGGTGATGAAGAATTTTTAAAAAAAGCCTGGAAGAAATTTGGCGAAAAAATTATTGTGAGTATTGACGCAAAGAACGGTGAGGTCTTGACGCAAGGCTGGAATCGCAAAGTTGCCAAAACCACTTTGGATTTTACCAAAGATTTAAAGAAGATAGGTTTTAAGCAAATAATTTATACGGATATTTCCAAGGATGGGACTTTGGCCGGCCCGAATATCCTGGGGATTAAAGAATTGCTTAAGTTAACCGGGCTAAAGGTCATTGCTTCCGGAGGGGTTTCTGATTTAAAAGATTTAGTAAGGCTTAAGCAGCTTAAAAAACAGGGTTTGGTTGGGGTGATTATTGGTAAAGCGCTGTATGAAGGTAAATTTACTTTAGTTGAGGCGTTGAAATTAAAAGGTAAGACACCCCGCGCTTAG